From Parasteatoda tepidariorum isolate YZ-2023 chromosome 1, CAS_Ptep_4.0, whole genome shotgun sequence, one genomic window encodes:
- the LOC139424915 gene encoding uncharacterized protein: protein MVRKARRVNSVRFNCEKLSNPEVRREFQTQLSTELNAKEDCDELNREWQQVKDSILSTEHELLGRKKRSIRTDWFDEECRMVNERKNKAYKNMLNRKFTRGSIDEYRSARREEKKVHKGKKKAYRENQFKEVESLRTNHESRAFYRVINEGRRDFKPRISLCKDENGTIVNERNKIMDRWVETL, encoded by the coding sequence ATGGTGAGAAAAGCAAGAAGAGTCAATTCTGTAAGATTTAATTGTGAAAAGTTGAGCAATCCTGAGGTTCGCAGGGAATTTCAAACTCAACTCTCAACTGAGCTTAATGCGAAAGAGGATTGTGATGAATTAAATAGGGAATGGCAACAAGTAAAAGATTCTATACTCTCAACAGAACATGAGCTGCTGggcagaaaaaaaagatcaataagAACTGACTGGTTTGATGAAGAGTGTAGAATGgtcaatgaaagaaaaaataaagcttataaaaatatgcttaacagAAAATTCACGAGAGGATCAATTGATGAATATAGGAGTGCACGTAGAGAGGAAAAGAAAGTAcacaaaggaaaaaagaaagcttACAGGGAGAACCAATTTAAAGAAGTCGAATCTCTCAGGACCAACCATGAAAGCAGAGCTTTTTATCGGGTCATCAATGAGGGAAGAAGAGACTTTAAACCTAGGATCTCTCTTTGTAAAGATGAAAATGGAAC